AGAGTGATTCATGAGCGCAGCTATTTTTTCTATTCCATCAACATTAACTGCTGCACGGTGTTGTAAATAAAAGATCAGGCTTAAGAGGCATTTTGGAACAGAACAATCTGTTCTAAGATTGGTTTGTTAGGTCTAAGCTGCCTCAATAACAGTTTTGTTTGTTCACTTGAGAAAAACTAAGGGGCACTGGGGGCATGTCAGATGAATAAGACCATGAATTCTTAATATCAGTGTGTTCTTTATTATGTTCTCTCCATTCACTTGTGCAGACAGACTAATTCTAACTTCTTTGAGCTACAGACGTCTCGTCTGCTGTATTAAAACGGCTTCTGTCTGTGTCCCTCCTTCAGACAAGTGAcggacagaaaagaaagaaatgcatCGGAGTTCATGCGAGCGAGCCTGCCTCTGCACGAGCTGGTGCCTTCGTGGGCACGTTCACGTTCCCCATGTAGGATTTGGGGATTAAACCGAGGGAAGACGTCTGGGCTCAGCATCGGCGGCTCGTCTTCGCTGCCAGAGCCTGCGGGTCATTCGGACGTGAGTGACAACCCTGTCATCCCACCGTGACAGCCCTGACACTCAGCCGACGGATCAATGTCTGCCCGCGTTACCGCTCACGccgcaccgtgtgtgtgtgtgtgtgtgtgtgtgtgtgtgtgtgtgagaaggaaTCAGGGAGCGGCATAAGGTCACATGCACATGAATAGCCCAGGAGGGGGAGTGGGTGTGACAGCTCTGCCACGCACACCACAGAGTAAATGCGGCTAACTGTCTCCCCCCGTCCTCCACGGCTGGGCTCGTGGCGAGGCAGGAGTCCTGGCAGCGAGGGTGAGGCTCACAGCCCGTGACGTGTTCGTTATGCGCCAGCGCTCGCCGTCTGTCCGTCAGCCGGCGAAGGTCGCGGCTCCTCCCGCCGGCTGACGGACGGCGCCGTCCTCCCCGCGTGCGTTTGTCTGTTTCCTGACCTCGATGGTGTCCACTCCGATCTGGAGTCCCGCTGAGCGCTCGAAGTTGCCCTCCCTCCGCAGGTACTCGTACctgtggagggggaggaaatgCTAATTAGCTGCTCATGAGATGTTCGTGTTACGTACCGGTgcgttgtgtctgtgtgagcctGTCGCACGCACCTCGGCACGCTGCTTTCCCTCAGCGCCTGCTCCACGTCCATGTCCTCGCTCTCAAAGTcgacgatgatgatgctgaAGTTGTCGTCCTTCGTCTGGCGATGGAGATTCTCCATGTCCGAAATAAACTGCTGAACCCAGCGAGCCTGGTTCTTCACTGTAGGACAGTCGGTGAACGTCACACTCATagtaacagaaaacaaagactgAATCCTTGCTCTTTATTCCTGACCTGGCACCACGAAGTGCACCATGAcgtccctcctccactgcagcatGACCGGCTGGCAAAGCCAGGGTTTGGCGTAGGCGGTGCTCATGGGGGTGGCGCCGGGCTGCGGGGGGGGCCTGGTGGTGGGGGGCGGCGGCGGGGTGGCGAGGCTGGACGTGGCGGCCGAAACGGGCCCCGGCGCCGGGGCGGAGGCCGGCGCCGAGTCCGTGTTCTCCGGGCTCTCGTCCCCCTGCCGGCCgcggtgcagcagcaggtagatgTACTCCGACAGCCGCACCACGCTGCGGCCCcgctccatcagctccagctccaccaggtAGCGGTTGCCCCGCGCGGAGTCGCGCCGCTTCTCCACGTTGATGATGCGCAGCAGGGTGTAGATCCTGGGGCGGGAAAAAGACGGGGCTGTGCGTGAAAACCCGCGGTTTCTTTACATCAGCCGCGCAACCTTAATGAATTCGTGTTGGACTGCGGGCGGAGGCGCCGAGATGCTGCTACTCGTTATCTGTGGCGCTACGGATGCTGCGAAGCCGGCGTGGTGTGATGTGGGAGGGAAATTAAAACGGAGAGGAGTTAGCAGGGGCGATGCTTCACGCGTGTGTGAGCGCTAATCAGCACAAACAGGGGTCCGCTAACATGAAGTCAAGCACCAGGGCACAACCAACATGTTTTCAGGGAAATTACTTCTTGCTTTACAGGAAGGAATCGTATTTAAATGTGCAAGGTTGAAGAAGAACACGAGACCtccgagccccccccccaaatcaTCCTTACCCTCCGTTCCGATCGTTCAGCTTCTCCATGTACTGCGCCAGCACATCCACCACCTCGCTCTCCGCCAGCTGAAGGTTCCCCGACACGTTGCAGCGCAGGTCGTTCCAGTCGGACCGCAGCAGCTCGAAGTCCATGGGGTTGACTGAGAAGGTCCTCTGCCAGTTGATGCTCTCCTCCGCCCAGCCCGGCCGGGCCTCCATCTCCTCGTAGCTGTAGTCCGACAGCTCGCCCtcctccggttccggctccggATCGGGGTTGGAGCGGTTGGTTTCCTGGTCGAACTCGGGCGGGTTGGGCTCGGGGTCCGGCTGCTGCTGGGATTCGGTGATCTCGGACGTCCGGAGGTAGGACGTGACCCGTGCTTGACCTTGGAGGGTGTTTTCTGTGGTGTTCAACCTTGGTGAAGTGACTGGAGGAGGATCCGGGCGATGGGCCAGAGGGGTTAGTGGATCCTTTCTGGGAAGATCAGCTGTGAGGGTAGACTTGAGGTCCTGACGCTCCCCTTTCCTCTGGTGTTTCTCCAGTTGCTTCGCTGGTGGCGCTCTGCGACTGGACTTCTGCGTACTTCTGTTTTGCGCGCTGATGCTGTGTGATGCGTTGTGAGGATACGGCTTCCCTTCTTTCGTAGGGGGGTTGGGCCACAGCTGAGGGGCACTGACGAGGCTCTTGCTTCCTGTTACCCCTCCCCCGACGTGACCTTTGGCTCCCAGGTTGACCAGCCGCGTGGTCTTCCCAGTCTGATACAAAAAGACGCCCGGAAACACTTCCCGAGTGCGACGAGACGCCCTCTCCTCCCGCCTCTCCCTCCgctgctcccgctccctctccttcaATGGTCGAGGCCTTGTGATGTAGATCttgttctcctctttcttctccttcttgttTCCGGACAGCTTACTGGTGCTGTCGTGAGGACTTTTCCTGTGGGCAGAGTTGCTGAGCATCTGCTTAGCGTGACTGGCGAAGGCAGAGAGGGAAGACTTTTGGGGGAAGAGGAGTGAGGACTTACTCAGTTTAGGGGGAGCCtcagctcctttctctcctcctcctcctccttctcctccatctcctttcCTGACAGGCCCCACTTCTCCGGGACCTGAGTGAACCCAGGATAAAGACCGACCCTGGACGACACTGTCTGTGTCGGACTCAAGTACCCTGGGCTGGGCCTGTTCAAGTCCCTTCCTGGCATTGTGTCTGGCGTTTCCTCTTGTATAATCTCGTCCCCAGTCTCTGTCTATATCCCTCCCCATCTGCCCATCTCTGCGAGAAAAACGCCTCCTTTCTCTGTGCTGTAAATTACTGTTGACtgcttcctccccctcttcgTTGgggtcttcctcctcgtccgccTCCCTGCCAGCTGGTGTGGTCCCAGGCTTTGAGTGCAGATGGGAGGGATTGGAGGTATGGCTGGGATGAGAAGGCTTCTTGGGCGCCTGTGTGCCAACAATCTCTGCCTCATCCTCTGCTTCcacgacctcctcctcctcaaggAAATCTAGACACAGACACGGAGgtgactgagtgtgtgtctgtctgtgtttgcgtcCATGTAGGAATGTGCTTGCGAATCATTAGTTACCATCTGGGTTGGGGAAGAAGAAGGgcctgtcatcttcctcctcatccatcTTCATATATTTGTAGAAGCCGAACCTGGCAAGAGCAAGAAGGAATGTCAGTGTGGCTCACAGCATCATGAGCCCAAGTCTTTAGGAGAGGTCAAATGAGTCACAGTCCTTCTGAGTCACTACACACGCTCATACACACAGGACAAAGATGAAATGTCCCATTTTCCCCCAGAGAGATAAAAGAAACAATGTCCTTACTTCTCCAAGTAAATGGGCGACTCTCTGTAGAAACACTTATTCTCTCGCTCCATGTGGGTGAGACGCGTGAAGTCGTTGGGGTAAACGAAAGACAGATAGACCTGAGGGGAGGAAAGGGAATGAAACGATGTGAGCAAACACTGATAAAAAGGGAAACGACTCATCTATGAGGCATTACATTAACAGTAGCACTTAATTAAACTTCACTCGAGCCAAATCAAAAGTGGATTTGCTGGTTTTCTGGGGCTTTTATTCCTCATCGCtcgtgtctgcagctgctgcagcgattCATACTCTTCTACGAGGGGAGCGCTGCCCGGCCCTACCTCCCGCCTCAGTCCTTTGTAAATTTTGATACAGAGATACCGTCAGAGCCAACTCAGCATAAATGCGGCTCTTTTGATTTTTGCCCCGTTTATCTGAAGAGAACTCGATTTACAGTTTTTTAATTTGGTTAAAGGGCTACTTTCGTAAGCAGGAGTTCGGTGCTGTAGAGAAAACTTACGAATTGCAGGCCCTGGTATCTGGCGATGGGAAAATCTTTGACCACATAGGTTGGGGAGTACACACAGGCTGGAAGGACGTTTTCCAGACGGGAGGAGTCGATCATaggagctgagaggaggcagagggcgaCAGTAAGTACCGATCAGAGTTATTTATGTGGGAAATTGTCTTTCTGAAATTTCGGCTTCAGACAGAgtagcagaaacacacaaaatgcaTGGAACACGGccagacagaatgacagcagctaaactgaCAAGCAGGGAAACTGTGAAGACGACAGTCAATCAGTCAAACGGAGAAAATGACAGGCCAGGAAACCAGAGTGAGCGCTGGAAAAGGAGCCGCTATTAAATGACGGCTGGCGGACTGACTGCTGTAGAACGTGTCCCTGGGGTCCGGTCTGAGCATGTCCGCTCCGTGATGCAGAATGCCCACTCCTTCCACGCCCTGGGGCTGAGCCGCTTCTGGGAGACGGATGTGACTGGCCAAGGTCTGAGGGATGTGGTCCACGCTGTTCATCTTCAGACTGGACtcatctaaaaaaataaaaaaacacacacacacacaggttacaGACAAGTGTTTGTTATGACGTTCACTGTCTAAAGAAAGATATTCCTGTTATTTGTCTCATAGTCAGGATAGATCTTTACTAACTGTGTggcaaacaagaaaaaaaagagagaggaaagaaacaCAGGGAGCAAATGttgaggaggagagcgggaaCAAAAGCTCTGGTGAGACATTCAGAAAGAAaagctgaacaaaaacaaaaacagaggcgAGCGCAGCCATGATTATACCAATCGATAGCGGGGAAGGAAGAGGGAGCATGTGTGATTAATGGCACGTCACAAGCAAGGCCTGATGGGAGAAATGCTTTATAATTAACAGGGTGGTCAGCATCATTTTTATCCTCCGGAGGGGAGAACGTGCAcatccagagtgtgtgtgtgtgtgtgtgtgtgtgtgtgtgtgtgtgtgtgtgtgtgtgtgtgtgtgtgtgtgtgtgtgtgtgtgtgtgtgcgaacaTACTACACAATAAAGCCTTTCTGCTTTTAATCTGTTTTCCTCTAACAAGACATCTGTTGATCACATACTCTCACTTTCTCGTTTTGATGAATTCGCATCATGGTGTGTAAAGATAAGCAGGATCATTATAAATTCCCAGTTTAACCCGTCAAAGGCTTGTTTCCCGAAGCGGCACTGGCTTGACAGCGAAGCAGGTGAGGTGCTCAACCTCTGGCTCCTGCTTTTCAACAAGCACAGAGGGAGTGTGACACGCAGCGCTCACGGCAGAGTGCACAGcgtgaaagaaaggaaaaaatccAGAAATGCAAGTGAACCTGACGCCAGCAGAGCGCGCAGCTGCATCGGTTTTGAGCTGTAAGACCCACCCCaaccctcctccccccagttCCCTCGCTGTCAAAGTGGAGGGGTTACACACATACGTAATTCACCCAAGGGTGTTAACAACCATCGCTCATGGATACGGGCTTCAGGCTGCTGTGGAGCCCTCAAAGTCAATGGGGTGGGAGCTCGTCTCCGAAGCCAAAGGGCAATTCACATTCTGCTGAAGGAGGAAACACATCTGAGGGTCTCCTGCTGCTATTTCCTAATCCTGAAGAACAAAGGTTCGTTATGACTCATTCTTAAAAAGGTTTCTCAAATTTCTGCGCCGCCACCCGAGCTGTAATGTAAACCAGCTCTGAATCTGCCAGTCGTCCCAACGTGGTTCCAACTCCGAACACTGTATATGTGAgggaaaaataaatcaataatttTGCCGAAAGCTTGCTTTCGTTACCAATGAGTGTGATGTGGCTGATCAGTCATTCCTGTGGCTCCTCGGGCGGTTGCCGAAGCAACACCTCGGCCCCGGCGCCGGTTTGCTCAgttatggatttttttttgccaCTTGTGAGGAACACCCATGCTGTT
The genomic region above belongs to Betta splendens chromosome 6, fBetSpl5.4, whole genome shotgun sequence and contains:
- the b4galnt4a gene encoding N-acetyl-beta-glucosaminyl-glycoprotein 4-beta-N-acetylgalactosaminyltransferase 1; its protein translation is MLRFPVKKIRKQFKLLLLLVLLTSAVWFTYLHINQGKTIKLHFNYGKDGERQTEGTDASRKRDARSSAGHHKSEDTSDSREDDAADDEPITGGADSRDQSRVRKFLSQHHKKLPWKPEYKGQANLHVFEDWCGSSIAQLRKNLHFPLYPHTRTTVKKLAVAPKWKNYGLRIFGFLHPYRDGDFQFSVSSDDNSEFWLSPDESPLNARLLVYVGQLGTEWTAPGEFSKFRSQSSKSVHLISSRRYYFEILHKQDDKGSDHVEVGWRPFLPGLKYEVIDSAYISVYTDESSLKMNSVDHIPQTLASHIRLPEAAQPQGVEGVGILHHGADMLRPDPRDTFYSTPMIDSSRLENVLPACVYSPTYVVKDFPIARYQGLQFVYLSFVYPNDFTRLTHMERENKCFYRESPIYLEKFGFYKYMKMDEEEDDRPFFFPNPDDFLEEEEVVEAEDEAEIVGTQAPKKPSHPSHTSNPSHLHSKPGTTPAGREADEEEDPNEEGEEAVNSNLQHRERRRFSRRDGQMGRDIDRDWGRDYTRGNARHNARKGLEQAQPRVLESDTDSVVQGRSLSWVHSGPGEVGPVRKGDGGEGGGGGEKGAEAPPKLSKSSLLFPQKSSLSAFASHAKQMLSNSAHRKSPHDSTSKLSGNKKEKKEENKIYITRPRPLKEREREQRRERREERASRRTREVFPGVFLYQTGKTTRLVNLGAKGHVGGGVTGSKSLVSAPQLWPNPPTKEGKPYPHNASHSISAQNRSTQKSSRRAPPAKQLEKHQRKGERQDLKSTLTADLPRKDPLTPLAHRPDPPPVTSPRLNTTENTLQGQARVTSYLRTSEITESQQQPDPEPNPPEFDQETNRSNPDPEPEPEEGELSDYSYEEMEARPGWAEESINWQRTFSVNPMDFELLRSDWNDLRCNVSGNLQLAESEVVDVLAQYMEKLNDRNGGIYTLLRIINVEKRRDSARGNRYLVELELMERGRSVVRLSEYIYLLLHRGRQGDESPENTDSAPASAPAPGPVSAATSSLATPPPPPTTRPPPQPGATPMSTAYAKPWLCQPVMLQWRRDVMVHFVVPVKNQARWVQQFISDMENLHRQTKDDNFSIIIVDFESEDMDVEQALRESSVPRYEYLRREGNFERSAGLQIGVDTIEDSHSIVFLCDLHIHFPLNILEGIRKHCVEGRLAFAPIVMRLSCGSSPREPDGYWEVNGFGLFGIYKSDFDKIGGMNTEEFKDRWGGEDWELLDRVLQNGLEVERLRLRNFFHYYHSKRGMWNAQNKKSPKG